TCCTGAACGCAGCGATCATGCCACTCAGGTCACACGAAGACATCTGCGTTTTTTACACGAAGCTGCCGACCTACAACCCACAATTCTGGGAGGGTGAGCCGTTGCACGGGATGGGCACAAAGTTCAAGGAAGGTGGATCACTGACGAGTAACTACGGCAAATACAACATTCCGAAGAACCCCAGTGCAGCCCGAACCGGTGACACAAAGAAATATCCAAGATCTGTGCTGCACTTCGCAAAACCTCATCCTGCTATGCATCCAACGCAAAAGCCGCTTGCACTTATCGAGTATTTGATCAAAACATACTCAAACCCCGGCGATATGATACACGATTCATGTCTGGGATCCGGAACGACTTTGTTGGCATGCAAGAATACTGACCGTAACTGCATCGGTTTTGAGCTTTTTCCTTCGTATGTACAGATGTATGAATCAATGCTGGATACGGCACAGAAAACGTTGAGCGATTTCGGAGACGTGTCACCACTGGAGTAAAAGCATGATTGCCTGTAAGCTGATATGTGGAGACGTGATAGACGCGATGAAGACGCTGGAAGACGATTCAATTGATTTGATCGTGACATCGCCCCCTTATGGGGTTGGCAAAGAATATGAGAAGGACGTAGGTCAAGATGAGTATAGTTACATGGTCGATGCAGCAAGCAAGGAATTCAAACGTGTACTAAAACCTGATGGGCGTTTTGCCTGCAACGTACCTTTTACGATGAATCACAATAACGCATTAGTACTTGTGATGCATGAGTGGATGACTGCGTTCTTAAAAAATGGATTAAATATAAGGGATATAATTATATGGAACCAGAGCAACAGTGGTAACGACACAGCATGGGGGTCCTTTAAATCAG
The Candidatus Zixiibacteriota bacterium genome window above contains:
- a CDS encoding site-specific DNA-methyltransferase, giving the protein MTEQKYIIGDCMDLLPDIPTGSVDMIITDLPFEVTRNDWDSNLPLPGLWQEYRRITKENAAIILFGQGFFTCELMMSNRSMWRYNIIWEKDRPTGFLNAAIMPLRSHEDICVFYTKLPTYNPQFWEGEPLHGMGTKFKEGGSLTSNYGKYNIPKNPSAARTGDTKKYPRSVLHFAKPHPAMHPTQKPLALIEYLIKTYSNPGDMIHDSCLGSGTTLLACKNTDRNCIGFELFPSYVQMYESMLDTAQKTLSDFGDVSPLE